A single region of the Prevotella sp. HUN102 genome encodes:
- a CDS encoding cupin domain-containing protein, with protein sequence MKIDFEKIAEEHIEGFKGGEGRLDTRNYVDDRARIMYSTLRPGPKSGKHPHAGSFEVMYVVSGELTVHYDGSEEIIKMGQVHYCPNGHQHWFENKTDHDVIYFAVVPTLG encoded by the coding sequence ATGAAAATTGATTTTGAAAAAATAGCAGAAGAACATATTGAAGGATTCAAAGGAGGCGAAGGCAGACTTGACACTCGAAACTACGTAGACGACAGAGCCAGAATTATGTACTCTACCCTACGCCCCGGTCCAAAAAGTGGCAAACATCCACACGCTGGTTCATTTGAAGTAATGTATGTAGTAAGTGGCGAACTTACAGTACACTATGATGGTTCAGAAGAAATAATCAAGATGGGACAAGTGCATTACTGCCCTAACGGACATCAGCACTGGTTTGAAAACAAGACAGACCACGATGTAATCTACTTTGCCGTTGTTCCTACATTAGGTTAA